A window of the Cystobacter fuscus genome harbors these coding sequences:
- a CDS encoding RNA-binding domain-containing protein yields the protein MPTLDIKPLLVTETDRIEWKESAREDKILQAVCALANDLGDTRRPGYLLVGVDKNGRIKGIAATGTGIDEEQRTLSDRLRSIKILPTPTFDLDALEVEGKLLFAITVHPAPVLPVAVDSVVWVRSGTTTVRARDADLQRLRDRQSAQNRTFDSRVVASATLDDLNIAELQREYDAEKEIDDEQDSFPPLENWLMQRQLVERINGTWRPNHTAILTYGRSPQTFLPGAYVDFIRYTGTDVDAEIASRKTATGTLSDQLDVLWAQLEANNSSTPGPSAGLQAPFVNDYPPQALKELARNLVQHRAYEGTNAPSRVEWYDDRVEFSNPGAPFGRASEGSFGEHSDYRNPTITATLAALGYVEAAGRGIRRVRLALKRAGYPDLDVTTNGFTRITLRRKP from the coding sequence ATGCCCACGCTCGACATAAAACCGTTGTTGGTCACGGAAACCGATCGCATCGAATGGAAGGAGTCCGCGCGCGAGGACAAGATCCTTCAGGCGGTTTGTGCCCTCGCCAACGACCTGGGAGATACCAGGCGTCCTGGCTATCTCCTCGTTGGAGTGGACAAGAACGGCAGGATCAAGGGAATCGCCGCGACGGGTACGGGGATCGACGAGGAACAACGTACGCTGAGCGACCGGCTCCGAAGCATCAAGATCCTTCCAACTCCCACCTTCGACCTCGACGCACTCGAGGTCGAAGGGAAGCTCCTCTTCGCCATCACGGTCCACCCTGCCCCTGTACTTCCCGTGGCGGTCGACTCCGTGGTCTGGGTTCGAAGTGGCACGACCACGGTACGGGCGCGAGACGCCGACCTGCAACGGCTCCGGGACCGCCAGTCCGCGCAGAACCGGACCTTCGATTCACGCGTCGTGGCCAGCGCGACCCTCGATGACCTGAACATCGCGGAGCTTCAACGGGAATACGACGCCGAGAAGGAAATCGACGATGAACAGGACTCCTTTCCTCCATTGGAGAACTGGTTGATGCAGCGGCAGCTCGTCGAGCGCATCAACGGCACCTGGCGCCCCAATCACACCGCCATACTCACCTATGGGCGGAGTCCACAGACGTTCCTTCCCGGCGCCTACGTCGATTTCATCCGGTACACAGGAACAGACGTGGATGCCGAAATCGCATCGCGCAAGACGGCGACGGGCACGCTCTCCGACCAGTTGGACGTTCTCTGGGCTCAGCTCGAGGCGAACAATTCATCCACACCTGGCCCGTCCGCTGGGCTTCAAGCACCGTTCGTCAACGACTACCCGCCCCAGGCGCTCAAGGAGCTCGCGCGCAATCTCGTGCAGCACCGCGCGTACGAAGGAACCAACGCCCCCTCACGGGTCGAGTGGTACGACGACCGGGTGGAGTTCTCCAATCCTGGAGCCCCCTTTGGCAGGGCCAGCGAAGGCTCCTTCGGTGAGCATTCCGATTATCGGAATCCCACCATCACCGCCACGCTGGCGGCACTGGGCTATGTCGAGGCGGCGGGTAGGGGCATACGTCGAGTCAGACTGGCCCTGAAACGTGCCGGGTACCCCGACCTCGACGTCACCACCAACGGCTTCACGCGGATCACTCTTCGGAGGAAACCGTGA
- a CDS encoding ParA family protein translates to MKSLVLVNNKGGVGKTTLTLHIAHMMARMGRRVVALDCDPQCNLSTILLGEDELFDIWEQEAQDRTVSDCVELVRRGEGKVREPLLTRVDTNLWLLPGKLELSGFEQTLAEEWARKAEKNNEHALDVTTSLDVLSNLAAQAVNADVVLFDIGPNLGALTRATLLACDAVIVPVAPDLFSLQGLRNIGPALRAWREEWHLVRERHMEARPRADHPPHEFRPIGYIVQQHLARAHRPVSGYATWAAAIPAVFHQEVLQDEAEIPASVDSDPFCLASMRHFSSLVPLAQQARKPLFDLKKADGVGGGQVQAVALARKQFEKLTVDVLSRLDALSP, encoded by the coding sequence GTGAAGTCCCTGGTCCTCGTCAACAACAAGGGAGGCGTAGGCAAGACGACCCTGACCCTGCACATCGCCCATATGATGGCTCGGATGGGCCGACGCGTCGTCGCGCTGGACTGCGACCCGCAGTGCAACCTCTCGACCATCCTCCTCGGCGAGGATGAGTTGTTCGACATCTGGGAGCAGGAGGCCCAGGACCGGACGGTGTCGGACTGTGTCGAGCTGGTCCGCCGTGGAGAAGGAAAGGTCCGCGAGCCACTCCTCACCCGGGTGGACACCAACCTCTGGCTGCTCCCAGGGAAGCTCGAGCTCAGCGGTTTCGAACAGACCCTGGCCGAGGAATGGGCCAGGAAGGCGGAGAAGAACAACGAGCATGCCCTGGACGTCACCACGTCGCTCGATGTTCTCTCGAACCTCGCGGCCCAGGCGGTGAACGCCGACGTCGTTCTCTTCGACATCGGGCCCAACCTTGGCGCTCTCACTCGAGCGACGTTGCTCGCATGTGATGCCGTCATCGTCCCCGTGGCACCGGACCTCTTCAGCTTGCAAGGTCTACGCAACATCGGTCCCGCCCTGCGAGCATGGCGTGAGGAGTGGCATCTCGTACGGGAACGGCACATGGAAGCGCGTCCTCGAGCGGACCATCCACCGCATGAGTTCAGGCCGATCGGGTACATTGTCCAGCAGCACCTCGCGCGCGCGCACCGCCCCGTCTCGGGGTATGCGACATGGGCCGCGGCCATCCCGGCGGTGTTTCACCAGGAGGTCCTCCAGGATGAGGCCGAAATCCCCGCGAGCGTTGATTCCGACCCCTTCTGCCTTGCGTCCATGAGGCACTTCTCGAGCCTCGTACCGCTCGCGCAACAAGCCCGCAAACCTCTCTTCGATTTGAAGAAGGCGGATGGAGTTGGCGGTGGGCAGGTCCAAGCGGTGGCCCTCGCGCGCAAGCAGTTCGAGAAGCTCACCGTCGACGTGTTGTCTCGACTCGACGCCCTCTCCCCCTGA